The window AACTGTTCCACCACCACCGAGAGAAAATAGACCGCCCACGGGGTGATCAACAGGCCGAAGAAGATCGAACGCACCACGTCGATGCTTTCCACTTCGCCGCGCAGCAGCATGGTCACCGCCATCTGCACCACCATCGCCAGCACCACCAGCGCCGAGGCCAGCAGCAGCGAGAAGCGCACCAACCCCAGTTTCACCATTAAATCAACGTAGTACTGGGCCAACACCCGGATTTGCTTCATAGCGGCTCCCTTCAGACACAATCTTTTGAATCATACCGTAAAACAGCGGTGAGATAAGGCGGCAAACGCCGAAGTGTGGCAAAGATTGCACTTCAGAGCGGCATGCCGGGCCGGTAGCGCCGTTTTTCATCCAGCGCGCTGCCCTGCCCGCCGTGCCGTTGCAGATAAGCGCCGACCGCCTGCATGCCGCTCCAGCGGTTTTCGCACCACAGCGGCGCCAGCAGCGTCGGCCGCCGGGCGCTGGCGGAAAGACGGTGGTACACCACCTCGCCCGGCGTATGGCGGATCATCTCCCCGGCGCTGGCGGCGTAATCCTCCAGCGCCAGTTCGGGCAACCGCCCGGCCTGCCACGCCCGCGCCAGGATACTGCCGGTGACGACGTGCAGCGGATGCAGCTTGATGCCGTCGACGCCGGTCTCCGTCACCCGCTGCAGCGTAAGCAGATGATCGCGCTGGGTTTCTCCCGGCAGCCCGACGATCAGATGGCAGCACACCTTCAGCCCGCGCTGCCGGGCCAGCCGCGCAGTCTGCTGATAACAGCGAAAATCATGGCCGCGGTTGATGCGCTTCAGTGTTTTATCATGCGCCGTCTGTAGCCCCAGCTCCAGCCACACCTCATAGCCTTGCTCGCGGTATCCCGTCAACAGATCCAGCGCGGCGGCCGGCACGCAGTCCGGCCGGGTGCCGACGCACAGTCCGACCATGGCGCTCTGCGCCAACGCCTGCCGATACATCGCCTCCAGCCGTTCAACCTCCGCATAGGTGCTGGTATAGGCCTGGAAATAGGCCAGATAGCGCCGCGCCCGATCGACCCGCGCGGCCTGCTGCGCCAGCTGTTCGGCGATGCTCTGGCGCTGCATCGCCTCATCGGCAAACGAGGCGACGTTGCAGAACGTACAGCCGCCGCGCCCCAACGTGCCGTCGCGGTTAGGGCAGCCGAATCCGCCGTGCAGCGTGAGTTTATGGATCTTTTCGCCATAGCGGCGCTGGAGATCCGCGCCAAACATATTGACTAATTGCGGCAACTGCATAATCTTGGTGGTTCTCTGTGCTCAAAGCCGCGATGCTAATAAGAAACGGTTTTTCCCGCGATGACAGAGATCAACGCTTTCCCCGCAAGGCGCCACTAGGCATAACTATTCATCATAAATGCAAATCAATTCACTATAATTCTGATGAATTATTCTAATCGTCACGCAACCGTTAACGGCAATATGA of the Serratia marcescens subsp. marcescens ATCC 13880 genome contains:
- a CDS encoding TIGR01212 family radical SAM protein (This family includes YhcC from E. coli K-12, an uncharacterized radical SAM protein.), whose protein sequence is MQLPQLVNMFGADLQRRYGEKIHKLTLHGGFGCPNRDGTLGRGGCTFCNVASFADEAMQRQSIAEQLAQQAARVDRARRYLAYFQAYTSTYAEVERLEAMYRQALAQSAMVGLCVGTRPDCVPAAALDLLTGYREQGYEVWLELGLQTAHDKTLKRINRGHDFRCYQQTARLARQRGLKVCCHLIVGLPGETQRDHLLTLQRVTETGVDGIKLHPLHVVTGSILARAWQAGRLPELALEDYAASAGEMIRHTPGEVVYHRLSASARRPTLLAPLWCENRWSGMQAVGAYLQRHGGQGSALDEKRRYRPGMPL